A region from the Flavobacteriales bacterium genome encodes:
- a CDS encoding transposase, whose product MSDQYPVRDQQATYFLTWTTVEWIDVFTRKDFKLIVVDSLNHCIKNKGLVVHAWVLMSNHLHMIARVREGFRLTDVLRDSKKYTSKAIAKAMKGSLRAAADGCWT is encoded by the coding sequence GTGTCAGACCAATACCCCGTTCGTGATCAGCAAGCGACATATTTCCTGACGTGGACCACCGTTGAGTGGATCGATGTGTTCACGCGGAAGGATTTCAAGCTGATCGTTGTGGACAGCCTGAACCACTGCATCAAGAACAAGGGCCTTGTGGTCCATGCGTGGGTGCTGATGAGCAATCATCTGCATATGATCGCACGGGTACGGGAGGGCTTTCGGCTCACTGATGTGCTGCGCGACTCCAAGAAGTACACGTCGAAGGCGATCGCGAAGGCTATGAAGGGATCCCTGAGAGCCGCAGCCGATGGATGCTGGACCTGA
- a CDS encoding sodium-translocating pyrophosphatase, with translation MGSELMYYIPLMGVVGLVVMVAKAMWVNKQDAGDASMKELAGYIARGASAFLKAEWKVLGVFAVIAAVLLAWSGTLHPHSDWVIAIAFIIGAFFSAFAGWIGMSIATKANVRTTQAARTSLAKGLQVSFNGGTVMGLGVAGLAVVGLSTLFIVFLRMYVGDAGANGEEMMKCLEVLAGFSLGAESIALFARVGGGIYTKAADVGADLVGKVEAGIPEDDARNPATIADNVGDNVGDVAGMGADLFGSYVATMLATMVLGREVVSADNFGGMAPILLPMVIAGLGVLFSIIGTFFVRISKDSDSVMAALNKGNWGAMILVAISSYPLVQWMLPPTMEFVRGGVSTPITSMNVFWAIILGLVVGTLMSMVTEYYTSMGRRPVLSIVRKSGTGHGTNVIGGLAMGMESTVLPILLLAAGIWGSFALAGMYGVAIAAAGMMATTAMQLAIDAFGPIADNAGGIAEMSGLPKEVRERTDNLDAVGNTTAATGKGFAIASAALTALALFAAYVGMSGITGIDIYKADVLAMLFVGGMIPFFFSSLAISAVGKAAMDMVKEVRRQFREIPGIMEGKGKPEYEKCVAISTKASIREMIAPGALALISPILVGFLVGPEALGGLLAGITVSGVLMGMFQNNAGGAWDNAKKSFEKGVDIDGVMYYKHKADKPSPPHQAAVTGDTVGDPFKDTSGPSMNILIKLTSIVALIIAPHINEPKTDAVGVHGAQPAAVEQTIEQHAD, from the coding sequence ATGGGAAGTGAACTGATGTACTACATCCCCCTGATGGGTGTGGTGGGCCTTGTGGTGATGGTCGCCAAGGCGATGTGGGTGAACAAGCAGGATGCGGGCGACGCCAGTATGAAGGAGCTCGCGGGCTACATCGCCCGGGGTGCCAGCGCCTTTTTGAAGGCTGAATGGAAGGTGCTCGGGGTGTTCGCCGTCATCGCCGCTGTTCTCCTTGCATGGAGCGGCACGCTTCATCCGCACAGCGACTGGGTCATTGCCATCGCCTTCATCATCGGAGCGTTCTTCAGTGCCTTCGCCGGTTGGATCGGCATGAGCATCGCCACGAAGGCAAACGTTCGCACTACGCAAGCAGCGCGTACCAGCTTGGCCAAGGGCCTTCAGGTGAGCTTTAACGGCGGCACCGTTATGGGGCTCGGCGTTGCTGGTCTCGCCGTGGTGGGCCTGAGCACTCTGTTCATTGTGTTCCTGCGGATGTACGTGGGCGATGCCGGAGCGAACGGCGAGGAGATGATGAAGTGCCTCGAAGTGCTGGCAGGCTTCTCGCTCGGTGCTGAAAGCATCGCGCTCTTCGCACGCGTGGGCGGTGGCATCTATACCAAGGCCGCAGACGTCGGTGCCGACCTGGTGGGCAAGGTGGAAGCCGGTATCCCTGAGGATGACGCGCGCAACCCTGCAACCATCGCCGACAACGTTGGCGACAACGTGGGTGATGTGGCTGGTATGGGCGCCGACCTTTTCGGCAGTTACGTGGCTACGATGCTGGCCACCATGGTGCTCGGTCGTGAGGTGGTGAGCGCTGACAATTTTGGTGGCATGGCCCCGATCCTACTGCCCATGGTCATCGCAGGTCTTGGTGTTTTGTTCTCCATCATCGGCACCTTCTTCGTGCGCATCAGCAAGGACAGCGACAGCGTGATGGCGGCCCTGAACAAAGGCAACTGGGGCGCTATGATCCTTGTGGCCATCAGCAGCTATCCGCTGGTGCAGTGGATGCTTCCGCCGACGATGGAGTTCGTTCGTGGCGGTGTTTCCACACCGATCACCAGCATGAACGTTTTCTGGGCCATCATTCTGGGACTCGTCGTGGGCACGCTTATGAGCATGGTCACGGAGTACTACACCAGCATGGGCCGTCGCCCGGTGCTGAGCATTGTGCGCAAGAGCGGAACGGGCCACGGCACGAACGTGATCGGTGGTTTGGCCATGGGCATGGAGAGCACGGTGCTCCCCATTCTTCTCCTGGCAGCCGGTATCTGGGGTTCGTTCGCTCTGGCTGGTATGTACGGCGTGGCCATCGCAGCAGCTGGCATGATGGCCACCACGGCCATGCAATTGGCCATCGATGCTTTCGGGCCCATCGCCGACAACGCGGGCGGTATCGCTGAGATGAGCGGACTGCCGAAAGAAGTGCGTGAGCGCACCGACAATCTGGATGCTGTGGGCAACACCACCGCCGCCACTGGCAAAGGCTTCGCGATCGCGTCGGCAGCCTTGACCGCGCTCGCCTTGTTCGCTGCGTACGTTGGCATGTCGGGCATCACGGGCATCGACATCTACAAGGCCGACGTGCTTGCGATGCTGTTCGTGGGGGGCATGATCCCCTTCTTCTTCAGCAGTCTCGCCATCAGCGCGGTGGGCAAAGCCGCCATGGACATGGTGAAGGAGGTGCGTCGCCAGTTCCGCGAGATCCCCGGCATCATGGAAGGAAAGGGCAAACCCGAGTACGAGAAGTGCGTGGCCATCAGTACCAAGGCATCCATCCGCGAGATGATCGCGCCGGGCGCACTTGCGTTGATCTCGCCGATCCTCGTTGGTTTCCTAGTAGGCCCGGAAGCCTTGGGCGGCCTTCTCGCGGGCATCACCGTGAGCGGTGTGCTCATGGGCATGTTCCAGAACAATGCCGGTGGCGCGTGGGACAATGCCAAGAAGAGCTTCGAGAAGGGCGTGGACATCGACGGCGTGATGTACTACAAGCACAAAGCCGACAAGCCTTCGCCGCCCCACCAAGCGGCAGTAACGGGCGACACCGTGGGCGATCCGTTCAAGGACACCAGCGGTCCGAGCATGAACATCCTTATCAAGCTCACGAGCATTGTTGCGCTGATCATCGCGCCGCACATCAACGAGCCGAAAACCGATGCTGTTGGTGTGCATGGAGCACAGCCCGCTGCAGTGGAGCAGACCATTGAGCAGCACGCCGACTGA
- a CDS encoding pyruvate dehydrogenase complex E1 component subunit beta, whose protein sequence is MLRCGHRRGRWRPFDEDRLLSTARSRAGCDEAWALASTFGPPTFQPMRTIQFREALNEAMSEEMRRDPNVFLMGEEVAEYDGAYKVSKGMLAEFGAKRIIDTPISELGFTGIAVGAAMNGLRPIVEFMTWNFAVLASDQIINHAAKMLQMSGGQFHVPIVFRGGNGSAGQLAATHSQSYEAFYANIPGLKVITVSNPYDAKGLLKSAIRDDDPVLFLESEKMYGDKGEVPDGEYLLPIGVADVKRKGAQVTIVSFGKMMKVALGAAEELQKEGISAEVIDLRTIRPFDVPTIVNSVKKTNRLVVVDECWPMASIASELAYRVQKDAFDYLDAPVVRINQADTPLPFSIPLIEASLPNVARVVNAVKEVMYVVK, encoded by the coding sequence ATGCTACGTTGCGGACACCGCAGAGGCAGGTGGAGACCCTTTGACGAGGACAGGTTGCTGAGCACGGCCCGGAGCAGGGCCGGATGCGACGAGGCGTGGGCGTTGGCTTCTACTTTCGGCCCCCCGACGTTCCAACCCATGCGCACCATCCAATTCCGTGAGGCCCTCAACGAGGCAATGTCCGAAGAGATGCGCCGCGACCCGAACGTCTTCCTCATGGGCGAGGAGGTGGCCGAGTACGATGGCGCCTACAAAGTGAGCAAGGGCATGCTGGCTGAGTTCGGGGCGAAGCGGATCATCGATACACCGATCAGCGAGTTGGGCTTTACGGGCATTGCCGTGGGCGCCGCCATGAACGGCCTACGCCCCATCGTGGAGTTCATGACCTGGAACTTCGCCGTGCTCGCCAGCGACCAGATCATCAACCACGCGGCCAAAATGCTGCAGATGAGCGGCGGGCAGTTCCACGTGCCCATCGTGTTCCGCGGGGGCAATGGCAGCGCGGGCCAGCTGGCCGCCACGCACAGCCAGAGCTACGAGGCCTTCTACGCCAACATCCCCGGCCTGAAGGTCATCACCGTGAGCAATCCATACGATGCGAAGGGCCTTCTGAAGAGCGCCATCCGCGACGACGATCCGGTGCTTTTCCTCGAGAGCGAGAAGATGTACGGCGACAAGGGCGAGGTGCCCGATGGCGAGTACCTGCTGCCCATCGGTGTGGCCGATGTGAAGCGCAAGGGCGCCCAAGTCACCATCGTGAGCTTCGGCAAGATGATGAAGGTGGCCTTGGGCGCTGCGGAGGAACTACAGAAGGAGGGAATCAGCGCCGAAGTCATCGACCTGCGCACGATCCGCCCATTCGACGTGCCCACCATCGTGAACAGCGTGAAGAAGACCAACCGCTTGGTTGTTGTGGACGAGTGCTGGCCCATGGCTTCCATTGCCAGTGAACTGGCGTACCGTGTGCAGAAGGATGCCTTCGACTACCTGGACGCCCCGGTGGTGCGCATCAACCAGGCAGACACGCCGTTGCCCTTCAGCATTCCGCTCATCGAGGCCTCCCTGCCCAACGTGGCCCGCGTGGTGAATGCGGTGAAAGAGGTGATGTACGTGGTGAAGTAG
- a CDS encoding LamG domain-containing protein, whose translation MAPRYASAVFILIATLNSSAQNTALDFDGIDDNVVVPTASALIANAPGLTLACRFYPRNTAPFYPDFDCLAGMRNEFDCDFYLLQISPANTLEGRLRNSAGAAFTVSSTSVMVNQWQHAALVFDGAALKLYMNGSLTASVPANGTITNTSVDFLLGDLLFQLEHFYLDGRLDEVALFSRAVSATEVECLAYGDVADTTGLQLAFGFEEGIANGNNTGTTSIEDLMGNINGTPNNFAFTGQTSNFVDGFVGGIIQSITICQGGHIIVDGQQVSAPGTYTGTITNSLGCSTNSIVNLTVTPVDVGVTPLNINLFADASGAQLQWLDCDNGFTEIPGATGTQFTPSLDGSYAVEVTQNGCTDTSACYTVVGVGIDESNNAPFHVWLDAVNDRVVVADAPGAVLMLTDAIGRTVRTGTVVGARWEMPLTGLPNGQYLVVVRKGDVLRSLPLVLAR comes from the coding sequence ATGGCCCCACGCTACGCTTCCGCCGTATTCATCCTTATTGCGACCCTCAATTCCTCCGCCCAGAACACGGCACTCGACTTCGATGGCATCGACGACAACGTTGTGGTGCCGACAGCCTCGGCGCTCATCGCCAATGCGCCCGGCCTAACGCTGGCCTGCCGCTTCTACCCGCGCAACACGGCTCCGTTCTACCCCGACTTCGACTGCCTGGCCGGTATGCGCAACGAGTTCGATTGCGACTTCTACCTGCTGCAGATCTCGCCGGCAAACACCTTGGAGGGCCGTCTGCGCAATAGTGCGGGTGCGGCCTTCACCGTTTCGAGCACGAGCGTGATGGTGAACCAATGGCAACATGCGGCGCTCGTCTTCGACGGAGCGGCGTTGAAGTTGTACATGAACGGTTCATTGACCGCCTCGGTCCCGGCCAACGGCACCATCACGAACACCTCCGTTGATTTCCTCTTGGGCGATCTGCTCTTCCAGTTGGAGCACTTCTACTTGGACGGCCGCCTGGATGAGGTGGCGCTCTTCAGTCGGGCTGTCAGCGCAACGGAGGTGGAATGCCTGGCCTATGGCGATGTGGCTGACACGACCGGCCTGCAACTGGCGTTCGGTTTCGAGGAGGGCATTGCCAATGGCAACAACACGGGTACCACCAGCATTGAAGATCTTATGGGCAACATCAACGGCACGCCGAACAACTTCGCTTTCACCGGCCAGACCTCCAACTTCGTTGACGGGTTCGTGGGCGGGATCATCCAGTCCATCACCATCTGCCAGGGCGGTCACATCATCGTTGACGGGCAGCAGGTGAGCGCGCCGGGCACTTACACAGGCACCATCACCAATTCGCTCGGCTGTAGTACGAACAGCATTGTCAACCTCACCGTCACACCAGTTGATGTAGGTGTCACCCCGCTCAACATCAACCTCTTCGCCGATGCCAGCGGTGCGCAGCTCCAGTGGCTCGACTGCGACAACGGCTTCACGGAGATCCCCGGCGCCACGGGCACGCAGTTCACGCCCAGCTTGGACGGTAGCTATGCCGTGGAGGTGACGCAGAACGGGTGCACGGACACCAGTGCCTGCTACACGGTGGTGGGTGTGGGCATTGACGAGTCCAACAACGCACCGTTCCATGTATGGTTGGATGCGGTGAACGACAGGGTTGTGGTAGCTGATGCACCCGGTGCCGTGCTCATGCTCACGGACGCCATCGGTCGCACTGTGCGGACTGGGACCGTGGTCGGTGCCCGATGGGAGATGCCACTGACGGGCCTGCCGAACGGCCAATACCTGGTAGTTGTCCGAAAGGGGGATGTGCTGCGAAGCCTTCCGCTTGTTCTTGCCCGCTGA
- a CDS encoding electron transfer flavoprotein subunit beta/FixA family protein, which produces MKFLVLISQVPDTTARIAFTNNDTQYDGNGVTWIVNPYDEWYALVRALELKEAAGSGTVTTITVGGADNEATIRKALAIGADDAVRIDAQPADAYGVAAQIAAWAKDKGFDLVLAGKETIDHNGSQVGAMVAELLDMPYVPLASKLDLAGNTATIERDVPGGVEVLEVNTPFVLSAAKGMAEQRIPNMRGIMAARTKPLTVVPAVAVDTLSANVKFELPPAKKAVKMIPADQAGQLIELLHTEAKVI; this is translated from the coding sequence ATGAAATTCCTTGTTCTCATCAGCCAGGTGCCGGACACCACTGCGCGCATAGCCTTCACCAACAACGACACACAGTACGACGGCAACGGCGTAACGTGGATCGTGAACCCTTACGACGAGTGGTACGCCTTGGTGCGCGCGCTCGAACTGAAGGAAGCGGCCGGCAGCGGCACGGTGACCACCATCACGGTGGGCGGCGCCGACAATGAGGCCACCATCCGCAAGGCGCTGGCCATCGGGGCTGATGATGCCGTGCGCATCGACGCACAACCCGCCGATGCCTACGGCGTAGCTGCACAGATCGCAGCTTGGGCCAAGGACAAGGGCTTCGATCTGGTGCTGGCCGGAAAAGAAACGATCGACCACAACGGCAGCCAGGTGGGCGCCATGGTGGCCGAACTGCTGGATATGCCGTACGTGCCGTTGGCCAGCAAGCTGGACCTCGCGGGCAACACCGCCACCATCGAACGCGATGTGCCCGGTGGTGTGGAAGTGCTGGAAGTGAACACTCCTTTCGTGCTAAGCGCCGCTAAAGGGATGGCCGAGCAGCGGATCCCCAACATGCGTGGCATCATGGCGGCGCGCACCAAGCCATTGACCGTGGTCCCCGCCGTTGCGGTGGACACGCTCTCGGCCAACGTGAAGTTCGAGCTGCCCCCGGCCAAGAAGGCCGTGAAGATGATCCCGGCGGACCAGGCCGGGCAGCTGATCGAGCTGCTGCATACAGAAGCCAAGGTGATCTAG
- a CDS encoding electron transfer flavoprotein subunit alpha/FixB family protein encodes MSVLVFVDTRGEKLPKATQEAITYGKHIAAKLGGTVTAVTFGDAANLEALGAFGASNVVVARGVKSVDSQQLTTLVAETAKATNAQVVVCVHDGTGKAVAPRVAARLKAGHVAGAIALPNMDGGFTVKRNVFSGKAQAIVSITSPVKVVSIMANSIPIENTGGTAMVSDFSGDVGPARVTVKEVRKSGGGTPLPEAEIVVSAGRGMKGPENWAPVEELARELKAATACSRPVADMHWRPHHEHVGQTGVAIRPNCYIAIGISGAIQHLAGVNQSKVIAVINKDPEAPFFKAADYGIVGDAAEVLPQLIAAAKKLNAER; translated from the coding sequence ATGAGCGTACTTGTATTCGTTGACACCCGCGGCGAAAAACTGCCGAAGGCCACGCAGGAAGCCATTACCTACGGCAAGCACATCGCGGCCAAGCTCGGTGGCACGGTCACGGCCGTCACCTTCGGCGATGCCGCCAACCTGGAAGCGCTAGGCGCGTTCGGTGCCAGCAACGTGGTGGTAGCCCGTGGTGTTAAATCCGTGGACAGCCAGCAGCTGACCACGCTTGTTGCCGAAACGGCCAAGGCCACCAACGCGCAGGTGGTTGTGTGCGTGCACGATGGAACAGGCAAAGCCGTGGCGCCGCGTGTTGCGGCGCGCTTGAAGGCCGGTCACGTCGCTGGTGCCATCGCGCTGCCGAACATGGACGGCGGCTTCACCGTGAAGCGCAACGTGTTCAGCGGGAAGGCACAGGCCATCGTGTCCATCACCAGCCCGGTGAAAGTCGTGAGCATTATGGCGAACAGCATTCCCATCGAGAACACCGGCGGCACGGCCATGGTGAGCGATTTCAGCGGCGATGTGGGCCCGGCCCGTGTAACGGTGAAAGAAGTGCGCAAGAGCGGCGGCGGCACACCCCTGCCCGAGGCGGAGATCGTGGTGAGCGCCGGACGCGGCATGAAAGGCCCCGAGAACTGGGCCCCAGTGGAAGAACTGGCCCGCGAACTGAAGGCCGCCACGGCCTGCAGCCGCCCGGTGGCTGACATGCACTGGCGCCCGCACCACGAGCATGTGGGCCAAACCGGCGTGGCCATACGCCCGAACTGCTACATCGCCATCGGCATCAGTGGCGCCATCCAGCACCTGGCCGGGGTGAACCAGAGCAAGGTGATCGCGGTGATCAACAAAGATCCCGAAGCGCCCTTCTTCAAGGCCGCCGACTACGGCATCGTGGGCGATGCTGCGGAAGTGCTGCCACAGCTCATTGCGGCCGCCAAGAAGTTGAACGCGGAGCGCTGA
- a CDS encoding bifunctional nuclease family protein produces MDKVALRFLRITYSHTHAGAYALILTEVEGDRRLPIIIGGVEAQAIAIQVENIKPARPLTHDLFKSLGDRLGITLKEVIINDLVEGIFHAKLIMEQNGKVAEVDARSSDAIALALRFDCPINTYEFILSAAGLKVEEGEEEEGKEQKKPARAGKAKTAEKPITVQSMDELQQQLKEALANEDYEAATKLRDEIKRRETTN; encoded by the coding sequence ATGGACAAGGTCGCTCTGCGCTTTCTGCGCATCACATACAGCCATACGCACGCAGGGGCCTACGCCCTCATCCTCACCGAAGTGGAAGGCGACCGCCGCCTGCCGATCATCATCGGCGGCGTGGAGGCCCAAGCCATTGCCATCCAGGTGGAGAACATCAAACCGGCGCGGCCCCTCACGCACGATCTCTTCAAAAGCCTCGGCGACCGTTTGGGCATCACCCTGAAGGAGGTCATCATCAACGACCTGGTCGAAGGCATCTTCCATGCGAAGCTGATCATGGAACAGAACGGCAAGGTGGCCGAGGTGGATGCGCGCAGCAGCGACGCCATTGCACTGGCCCTACGGTTCGACTGCCCCATCAATACCTACGAGTTCATCCTGAGCGCTGCCGGCTTGAAAGTGGAAGAGGGAGAAGAAGAGGAAGGCAAGGAGCAGAAAAAGCCTGCTCGTGCCGGCAAGGCCAAAACGGCCGAGAAGCCCATCACGGTGCAGAGCATGGATGAGCTTCAGCAACAGCTAAAGGAAGCGTTGGCCAACGAGGACTACGAGGCCGCCACCAAGCTGCGCGACGAGATCAAGCGCAGGGAGACGACGAACTGA
- a CDS encoding VCBS repeat-containing protein has product MKNAVTVGLALALFLGACTEGTKPDVPAARSDAEENGPPLLRKVASSASGITFSNPIVETAEVNYFKYEYLYNGGGVAVGDLNNDGLTDVYFTGTMNADKIYLNKGALKFEDVSNKVLTNKHQGWHNGVTMADVNDDGWLDIYVCRSGWYEDGALRSNLLYINKGAETGGIPAFEESAAAFGVADTGRSTQSAFFDMDGDGDLDLYVMNTPLQAKRTLNSLEVEQLISSGKAPTDRLYRNDGGKFTDISKQAGIQNMAYGLGLVVSDLNGDDRPDVYVANDYIAPDYMYINQGNGKFAERIKETTRHISNFGMGCDAADYNNDGLPDILVVDMVSEDHVRSKKNMAGMSSSKFWGTVKVGYHYQYMFNTLQLNNGNGTFSEVAQLGGVSKTDWSWAPLFCDLDNDGWKDLIITNGYKRDMRDRDYEMASDKLKGQKQVSLQQLMQLVPTNRIRDYAYRNKGADESGMPSLGFENMSEEWGFTDAANSNGAAYADLDNDGDLDLLINNIDATAELYENTAVQQGKGHWLRVKLEGDGGKAYLAKVTLTTPQGQQFQELMPTRGYQGGVDRVLHFGLGNATTVDQVHVRWPDGMESVLNGVKADQLLTVERSTAKPAAARAKSNAMLVAGLPSGLSFNHQENEYDDFSRERLLPHKQSELGPGLAVGDANGDGLDDLYVGGARNQSGALFFQNTNGTFTKGPGSPWADAAAAEDVGALFFDADGDNDLDLLVTSGSNEVDQPPQNYTNRLYRNNGKGSFHYDPTSLPGMQTSAMPICTADIDGDKDLDLFVGGRNIPGQYPNTPPSYLLLNDGGGTFVDVTESNAPGMVRMGMVSGAAFDDYDGDGDPDLICLGEWMPISFFENDGGRFTLANGKSGLANTEGWWSSLTLADLDGDGDRDMVCGNIGWNSKFHATPEHPLDVYWNDFDGNGHADIVLAKDYKGKSVPVRGRECSSEQCPMILNKFETYDAFANASLGQIYGEEKLGQALHLQAKHMRSAVVINLGGGRWELRDLPGMAQAGPINGSAVLDVNGDGNMDIVAVGNNWGAEVETVRYDGSTGCVLLGDGTGHFKPMTPVQSGLFAWENARGVVQVRLGASKQPLLVVANNNGPLQAWRLKGAAQVAVK; this is encoded by the coding sequence ATGAAAAATGCCGTAACCGTCGGCTTGGCTTTGGCCCTGTTCCTTGGTGCATGCACCGAAGGCACGAAGCCCGATGTTCCTGCCGCCCGGTCCGATGCTGAGGAGAACGGACCGCCGTTGTTGAGGAAAGTTGCGTCGTCTGCTTCCGGCATCACCTTCAGCAATCCCATTGTTGAGACCGCAGAGGTCAATTACTTCAAGTACGAGTATTTGTACAACGGTGGTGGGGTTGCTGTCGGCGACCTGAACAACGATGGGCTAACTGACGTGTACTTCACGGGGACCATGAACGCGGACAAGATCTATCTCAACAAGGGGGCGTTGAAGTTCGAGGATGTGTCCAATAAAGTGCTGACCAACAAGCACCAGGGCTGGCACAACGGAGTGACCATGGCCGACGTGAATGACGACGGTTGGCTCGATATCTATGTCTGCCGCAGTGGTTGGTACGAGGATGGTGCTTTGCGCAGCAACCTCCTCTACATCAACAAGGGGGCAGAAACCGGTGGCATTCCCGCCTTCGAAGAAAGCGCCGCCGCGTTCGGAGTAGCCGACACCGGCCGGAGCACCCAGAGCGCCTTTTTCGATATGGACGGGGATGGCGATCTGGACCTCTATGTGATGAACACACCATTGCAGGCGAAGCGCACCCTGAATTCTTTGGAAGTGGAGCAGCTCATTTCGAGCGGCAAGGCCCCCACCGACCGCCTCTACCGCAACGACGGTGGCAAGTTCACCGATATCAGCAAACAGGCCGGTATCCAGAACATGGCCTACGGATTGGGCTTGGTGGTAAGCGATCTTAATGGTGACGACAGGCCCGATGTGTACGTGGCCAACGACTACATCGCCCCTGACTATATGTACATCAACCAAGGCAACGGCAAGTTCGCGGAACGCATCAAGGAAACCACGCGGCACATCAGCAATTTCGGCATGGGGTGCGACGCGGCCGATTACAACAATGACGGGCTCCCGGACATCCTGGTGGTGGACATGGTGAGCGAAGACCATGTGCGCAGCAAGAAGAACATGGCCGGCATGAGCAGTTCGAAATTCTGGGGCACCGTGAAGGTGGGTTACCACTACCAGTACATGTTCAACACGTTGCAGCTCAACAACGGCAATGGCACCTTCAGTGAAGTGGCGCAACTGGGCGGAGTGAGCAAGACGGATTGGAGCTGGGCGCCGCTCTTCTGCGACCTGGACAACGATGGCTGGAAGGACCTGATCATCACCAATGGCTACAAGCGTGACATGCGGGACCGTGATTACGAGATGGCCAGCGACAAGCTGAAAGGGCAAAAGCAGGTGAGCCTTCAACAGCTCATGCAGCTTGTCCCCACCAACCGCATCCGCGACTATGCCTACCGGAACAAAGGCGCGGACGAAAGCGGAATGCCAAGCCTCGGATTCGAGAACATGAGCGAGGAATGGGGGTTCACCGATGCGGCCAATAGCAATGGCGCTGCGTACGCCGACCTGGACAATGACGGCGACCTCGATCTGCTCATCAACAACATTGACGCAACTGCTGAACTGTACGAGAACACGGCTGTTCAGCAGGGCAAGGGCCATTGGCTTCGCGTGAAGCTGGAAGGCGATGGAGGTAAGGCCTATCTGGCGAAAGTCACGCTCACCACGCCGCAAGGCCAACAGTTCCAGGAATTGATGCCAACGCGCGGCTACCAAGGCGGTGTGGACCGTGTCCTTCATTTCGGCCTGGGCAATGCCACCACCGTGGACCAGGTCCATGTGCGTTGGCCCGACGGCATGGAGAGCGTCCTGAACGGCGTGAAGGCGGATCAATTGCTCACCGTGGAGCGCTCAACAGCCAAGCCAGCTGCAGCACGCGCCAAGTCGAACGCAATGTTGGTGGCTGGTTTGCCGAGCGGCTTGTCGTTCAACCATCAGGAGAACGAGTACGACGATTTCTCACGAGAACGCTTGTTGCCCCACAAACAGAGCGAACTGGGTCCCGGACTGGCCGTGGGCGATGCCAATGGTGATGGCCTCGACGACCTGTACGTTGGCGGCGCACGTAACCAGAGCGGGGCCTTGTTCTTCCAGAACACCAACGGCACCTTCACCAAAGGACCCGGCTCCCCATGGGCCGATGCTGCTGCGGCGGAGGATGTGGGGGCGCTCTTTTTCGACGCGGACGGGGATAACGACTTGGACCTGTTGGTGACAAGCGGGAGCAACGAGGTGGATCAGCCCCCACAGAACTACACCAACCGGCTCTATCGGAACAACGGTAAGGGTTCCTTCCATTACGACCCGACATCACTGCCCGGTATGCAGACCAGCGCCATGCCGATCTGCACGGCCGACATCGACGGCGACAAGGACCTCGACCTGTTCGTTGGGGGCAGGAACATCCCGGGTCAATATCCCAACACACCGCCGAGCTACCTCCTCTTGAACGATGGTGGAGGCACCTTCGTGGACGTTACCGAAAGCAATGCACCGGGCATGGTGCGCATGGGAATGGTGAGCGGCGCCGCGTTCGATGATTACGATGGCGATGGCGACCCTGACCTCATTTGCTTGGGCGAATGGATGCCGATAAGTTTCTTCGAGAACGATGGCGGGCGTTTCACACTGGCCAATGGCAAGAGCGGTCTTGCGAACACCGAGGGCTGGTGGAGCAGCCTCACCTTGGCCGACCTTGATGGTGATGGCGACCGCGACATGGTGTGCGGCAACATCGGCTGGAACTCGAAGTTCCACGCCACACCGGAGCACCCGCTCGATGTCTATTGGAACGACTTCGACGGCAATGGGCACGCCGATATCGTGCTGGCCAAGGACTACAAAGGCAAGAGCGTGCCGGTGCGCGGCCGTGAATGCAGCAGCGAGCAGTGCCCCATGATCCTGAACAAGTTCGAGACCTATGATGCCTTTGCCAACGCCAGCTTGGGACAGATCTATGGCGAAGAGAAGCTGGGCCAGGCCTTGCACCTGCAGGCAAAGCACATGCGCAGCGCCGTCGTCATCAATCTGGGAGGCGGTCGTTGGGAACTGCGCGATCTACCGGGCATGGCGCAGGCCGGGCCCATCAACGGCAGTGCGGTGCTCGATGTGAACGGCGATGGCAACATGGACATCGTGGCCGTGGGCAACAATTGGGGAGCTGAGGTGGAAACCGTCCGCTACGACGGCAGCACGGGCTGCGTGCTACTGGGCGATGGCACAGGCCATTTCAAGCCGATGACACCAGTACAAAGCGGTCTCTTCGCATGGGAGAACGCGCGCGGTGTGGTGCAGGTGCGACTAGGTGCAAGCAAGCAACCCCTGTTGGTGGTTGCCAATAACAACGGGCCATTGCAAGCCTGGCGGTTGAAGGGTGCGGCGCAAGTCGCGGTGAAGTAA